A genome region from Littorina saxatilis isolate snail1 linkage group LG16, US_GU_Lsax_2.0, whole genome shotgun sequence includes the following:
- the LOC138950371 gene encoding fibrillin-2-like codes for MPGGMLFALTAVLCALLHVQHVLGASCGSQALNSTNNACCGDQAYNNRTQFCCGSTLKARVHYEGCCGNQTYNQVSHICCGGQIQSGGTWYYGCCEGEVYDTAKHSCCNGTLRDVKTYGGCCGKETYNYMTQTCCGDIIKPGGRNQGCCGTDTYNYQTHLCCNGTLRERGANTGCCGKQPYNSMTHTCCAGTIKPGGRYHGCCGTEIYDYRTRVCCGGKLQEKSTSSSCCGTTTYNYLTHTCCMGKLQPGGRNYGCCDTEAYNALTHICCAGTSRPKGTLSGCCGDELYNSLTQTCCYGTLHTKVANSGCCGLQTYNTSSHTCCRGNIVPGGRDHRCCGTGVNNYKSHVCCAGTARERGTYSSCCGNQTYNRLTHTCCGNSIKPGGIYHGCCDDKVYDSRTHLCCYGKLQEKGTNNGCCGPQAYNTTTQTCCGNSVKSGGRFHGCCGIEVYDTRTHLCCAGTLKEKGTDGSCCGSEPYNRLTHTCCAGTIKPGGTNHGCCGSQTYNYRTESCCGSQAYNRTTHLCCSYTLQEKGTNNGCCGTHTYNTLTHTCCGGRIQSGGANHSCCGTGVYNYRTQICCAGTSTERGTYSSCCGSQPYNRLTQTCCGGTIKPGSAYHRCCGNEPYDYRTQYCCGTQPYNRTTHTCCSGKVQTGGTSHGCCGTNVYNYRTQICCAGTPRERGTYTRCCGNETFSSYTHTCCVGKILTGGSSHSCCGTDVYNYRTQICCAGTLAERGTYSSCCGNTTYDRLTQTCCGSSVKPGGTYYRCCGNETYDYRTQYCCGTQAYNRTSHTCCSGKVQLGGTSHGCCGTRVYNYRTQICCGGTPRDRGTHNSCCGNQTYSSVTHTCCGSSVKPGGTYYRCCGTGMYDYRTESCCGSQTYNKTTHTCCSSRILPGGTNHSCCLTRAYNYRTQICCLGKVTARGTNNSCCGSQAYNRLTKSCCGSTISPGGTYYRCCGTGAYDYLTQSCCGTQIFNKTIHTCCSGNILSGGTNHSCCGTGVYNYRTQICCLGTARDRETYSSCCGNQAYNRLTQTCCGGAINPGGTYYRCCGTGMYDYRTQSCCGSQTYNRSTHTCCGRSLKPGGTYYRCCGTETYDYRTQSCCGTQTYNRTTHTCCGGRIQSGGTNPSCCGTEVYNYRTQICCAGTATERGTYSSCCGSQHYNRSTQTCCGGTIKPGSAYHRCCGNEPYDYRTQYCCGSQPYNRTTHTCCGGKIQSGGTNHTCCGTQVYNIRTQTCCGGKAQPGGAQFRCCGVGVYNYASHTCCLGKAVAGGSFHRCCGSQTYDYRTHTCCSAGNVLPGGLNRYCCGNQTYKMDSDERCCNAAIPYNYKNQTCCSGKVGKGGVGYLCCGTKAYRSSSHKCCDGEVVKGRNTRCCGSKGYKWRTHECCNGTVLPGGKSFGCCGNQSYNYYSQDCCGGQVLSSVTHTCCNDVIFPGGTYYRCCGNQTYNSLTQDCCNGQVVKGGKDHYCCGNNQTYNYKTQKCCNGHVGLGGGRNWACCGNQSYHYRSHGCCGNQSYPKKTHGCCGAETKQFYSKYEHTCCLGKLLSGGINHLCCGNQSYPQRTHGCCGAETKTPYSKREHTCCGGELRSGGINHWCCGNETYNPSTRLCCQGQVKKGGSDRRCCGSNSYSYSNQSCCGGQVKKGGPDRRCCGSKTYSYSNQSCCEGQIKKGGPDSRCCGSKTYTYSNQTCCNGNVKQGGPYFRCCGNKPYSYRNESCCEGKVKPGGSYHRCCGAKTYDYRTQACCAGKVGPGGSYYYRCCGDQSYNTRTGGCCNSTRAYNRTTHTCCGGKVKAGGSNHYCCGNRVFNYLTHGCCWTRTYNRTTSNCCTSRVVPGGTNHGCCGKKAYNVTTHTCCIGKILPGGRDYRCCRKQAYNSKTHNCCEKKNVLLGGTNHRCCGNQTYNTLTHTCCAGKIQPGGTDHACCGGQVKPGGPNCCGSQPYNYSTQRCCSYKVVSGGAKTACCGDQSYNYTIQSCCQNQVKPGGFGYSCCVAEAYNRTSHGCCNYKVVSGGGRYHACCGDQSYDYTSQSCCQNQVKTGGSGYSCCGAEAYNYRTHRCCGVKPYNITTQRCCWTEPYDSTTHGCCKTVPYERTAQRCCSGQVQANTTSCP; via the exons atgccTGGCGGGATGCTGTTCGCGCTGACAGCTGTGCTGTGTGCCCTCCTCCACGTGCAACACGTACTGG GCGCATCCTGTGGTTCACAAGCTCTGAACTCAACCAACAATGCTTGCTGCGGTGACCAGGCTTACAACAACAGGACACAGTTCTGCTGCGGAAGCACACTGAAAGCAAGGGTTCACTACGAAGGCTGCTGTGGGAACCAAACCTACAACCAAGTGTCACACATCTGCTGTGGGGGTCAAATCCAGTCAGGCGGAACGTGGTACTATGGATGCTGTGAGGGCGAGGTCTATGACACTGCCAAACACAGTTGTTGTAATGGAACGCTTCGAGATGTAAAAACCTACGGCGGCTGTTGTGGAAAGGAAACCTACAACTACATGACACAAACATGCTGCGGAGATATCATCAAGCCTGGCGGAAGGAACCAGGGGTGCTGCGGAACCGACAcctacaattaccaaacacacCTATGCTGTAACGGCACACTTCGTGAGAGAGGAGCAAACACCGGTTGCTGCGGGAAACAACCCTATAACAGTATGACGCACACCTGTTGTGCAGGTACCATCAAGCCAGGTGGGAGATACCACGGCTGTTGCGGGACTGAGATCTACGATTACAGGACACGCGTTTGTTGCGGCGGCAAACTTCAAGAGAAGTCAACTTCCTCCTCGTGTTGCGGAACTACGACCTACAACTACCTGACACACACCTGCTGTATGGGCAAACTGCAGCCAGGTGGACGGAACTATGGCTGCTGCGACACTGAGGCCTACAACGCCTTGACTCATATCTGCTGCGCAGGGACGTCCAGACCTAAAGGAACGCTGAGCGGTTGCTGTGGCGACGAACTCTACAACAGTTTGACGCAGACATGTTGTTACGGCACGCTTCACACAAAGGTGGCAAACAGCGGTTGCTGCGGGCTCCAGACCTACAATACAAGCTCGCACACCTGCTGCAGAGGTAACATCGTGCCAGGTGGAAGAGATCATCGTTGCTGTGGAACTGGGGTCAACAACTACAAGTCTCACGTGTGTTGCGCCGGCACAGCTAGAGAAAGGGGAACGTACAGCAGTTGCTGTGGAAACCAGACCTACAACCGCTTGACTCATACTTGCTGTGGAAATTCCATCAAGCCGGGCGGTATCTATCATGGTTGCTGTGACGATAAGGTCTACGATTCCAGGACACACCTGTGCTGCTATGGCAAACTGCAAGAAAAGGGAACAAACAACGGCTGCTGCGGGCCCCAGGCCTATAACACGACTACACAAACCTGCTGCGGGAACTCTGTCAAGTCAGGGGGAAGATTCCATGGATGCTGTGGAATTGAAGTCTACGACACCAGGACTCACCTGTGCTGTGCAGGCACGCTCAAagaaaagggaaccgacggcaGCTGTTGCGGCAGTGAGCCCTACAATCGTTTGACGCACACCTGTTGTGCAGGTACCATCAAGCCAGGCGGAACGAATCACGGATGCTGCGGCAGTCAGACCTATAACTACAGAACTGAAAGTTGCTGCGGATCTCAAGCCTACAACAGAACGACACACTTATGCTGCAGTTACACGCTACAAGAAAAGGGAACCAACAATGGTTGCTGTGGCACCCACACCtacaacacactgacacacacctgtTGCGGTGGCAGAATTCAATCAGGCGGAGCCAACCACAGCTGCTGCGGAACTGGGGTTTACAATTACAGAACTCAGATCTGTTGCGCCGGCACATCTACAGAGAGAGGAACGTACAGCAGCTGCTGTGGGAGTCAACCCTACAACCGCTTGACTCAGACCTGCTGTGGCGGCACCATCAAGCCAGGCAGCGCCTATCACAGATGCTGCGGCAACGAGCCGTACGACTACAGGACACAGTACTGCTGTGGGACTCAGCCCTACAACAGAACGACACACACCTGTTGCAGTGGTAAAGTCCAGACAGGTGGCACGTCCCATGGTTGCTGCGGAACCAATGTCTACAACTACAGGACACAGATATGTTGTGCAGGAACACCCCGAGAGAGAGGGACGTACACCCGCTGCTGTGGAAACGAGACCTTCAGCTCCTATACACACACCTGTTGCGTTGGCAAGATTTTGACAGGCGGATCGTCGCATAGCTGCTGTGGAACTGACGTTTATAATTACAGGACTCAGATCTGTTGCGCTGGTACACTTGCAGAAAGGGGAACCTACAGCAGTTGTTGCGGAAACACGACGTACGATCGTTTGACACAAACCTGCTGTGGGAGCTCCGTGAAACCAGGCGGAACATACTACCGATGTTGTGGCAACGAAACGTACGACTACAGGACACAGTACTGCTGTGGGACTCAGGCCTACAACAGAACCTCACACACTTGTTGCAGTGGAAAAGTCCAGCTCGGTGGCACGTCCCATGGCTGCTGCGGAACCCGAGTCTACAACTACAGGACACAGATCTGCTGTGGTGGAACGCCGCGAGACAGAGGAACGCACAATAGTTGCTGTGGGAATCAGACCTACAGCTCCGTCACGCACACCTGCTGTGGGAGCTCCGTGAAACCAGGCGGAACATACTACCGATGTTGTGGAACGGGGATGTACGACTATCGAACGGAAAGCTGTTGTGGATCTCAAACCtacaacaaaaccacacacacttgCTGCAGCAGTAGAATTCTGCCAGGCGGAACCAACCACAGCTGCTGCCTAACTAGGGCTTACAACTACAGGACTCAGATCTGCTGCCTGGGCAAAGTTACAGCGAGAGGAACGAACAACAGCTGCTGTGGAAGTCAAGCCTACAATCGTCTGACCAAGTCATGTTGTGGCAGTACCATCAGTCCAGGGGGAACATACTACCGATGTTGTGGGACTGGAGCGTACGACTATCTAACGCAAAGTTGCTGTGGAACTCAAATCTTcaacaaaacaatacacactTGTTGCAGCGGCAACATTCTGTCAGGCGGAACCAACCACAGCTGCTGCGGAACTGGGGTTTACAACTACAGGACTCAGATCTGTTGCCTCGGAACAGCTCGAGACAGGGAAACATACAGCAGTTGCTGTGGAAATCAAGCCTACAACCGCTTGACCCAGACATGCTGTGGAGGCGCCATCAATCCAGGGGGAACGTACTACCGATGTTGTGGAACAGGGATGTACGACTATCGGACGCAAAGCTGCTGCGGATCTCAAACCTACAACAGATCCACACACACCTGCTGTGGACGAAGCTTGAAACCAGGCGGAACATACTACCGATGTTGTGGAACTGAGACGTACGACTATAGAACGCAGAGCTGCTGTGGAACGCAAACCTACAACAGAACCACACACACCTGCTGTGGAGGCAGAATTCAGTCAGGCGGAACTAACCCCAGCTGCTGCGGAACTGAGGTCTACAACTACAGGACTCAGATCTGTTGCGCCGGCACAGCAACAGAGAGAGGAACGTACAGCAGCTGCTGTGGGAGTCAACACTACAACCGCTCGACTCAGACCTGCTGTGGCGGCACCATCAAGCCAGGCAGCGCCTATCACAGATGCTGCGGCAACGAGCCTTACGACTACAGGACACAGTACTGCTGTGGATCTCAGCCCTACAACAGAACGACACACACCTGCTGCGGAGGCAAAATTCAGTCAGGCGGAACCAACCACACCTGCTGTGGAACTCAGGTGTACAACATTAGAACTCAGACCTGCTGCGGAGGAAAAGCCCAGCCAGGTGGAGCACAGTTCAGGTGCTGTGGAGTTGGAGTCTACAACTACGCCTCACACACCTGTTGTTTGGGAAAAGCCGTGGCAGGTGGGTCTTTTCACAGGTGTTGTGGAAGCCAGACGTATGACTACAGAACACACACCTGCTGCAGCGCTGGCAATGTGCTTCCAGGCGGTCTCAACCGCTACTGCTGTGGAAACCAAACATACAAAATGGACTCAGATGAGCGTTGTTGCAACGCAGCAATACCTTACAACTACAAGAACCAAACCTGCTGCAGCGGCAAGGTCGGAAAAGGCGGAGTCGGGTACCTGTGCTGTGGGACCAAGGCCTACCGCTCCTCCAGTCATAAATGTTGCGACGGCGAGGTCGTGAAAGGACGAAATACCCGCTGCTGCGGATCCAAGGGTTACAAATGGAGGACACACGAATGCTGCAACGGCACCGTACTACCTGGTGGGAAATCCTTCGGTTGCTGTGGCAACCAGTCCTACAATTACTACTCGCAGGACTGTTGCGGCGGCCAGGTCTTGTCAAGTGTAACCCACACGTGTTGCAATGACGTAATTTTCCCCGGTGGAACATACTACAGATGTTGCGGCAACCAGACCTACAATTCCCTGACGCAGGACTGCTGCAACGGACAGGTCGTCAAGGGCGGAAAGGATCATTACTGCTGCGGAAACAACCAGACATACAACTACAAGACACAGAAATGCTGCAACGGTCACGTGGGCTTGGGTGGTGGGCGCAACTGGGCTTGCTGCGGAAACCAGAGCTACCATTACAGGTCTCACGGCTGCTGTGGAAACCAGAGCTACCCGAAAAAGACTCACGGTTGCTGCGGAGCTGAGACTAAACAATTCTACAGCAAATATGAACACACCTGCTGCTTAGGGAAGCTGCTGTCAGGGGGGATCAACCACCTGTGCTGTGGAAACCAGAGCTACCCGCAAAGGACTCACGGCTGCTGCGGAGCTGAGACTAAAACACCCTACAGCAAACGTGAACACACCTGCTGCGGAGGAGAGCTGCGATCAGGGGGGATCAACCACTGGTGCTGTGGCAACGAGACTTACAACCCCAGCACACGTTTGTGTTGCCAAGGCCAGGTCAAGAAAGGTGGATCGGACCGGAGATGCTGTGGGAGTAATTCTTACAGCTACAGCAATCAGTCCTGCTGTGGAGGCCAGGTCAAAAAAGGTGGACCGGATAGAAGATGCTGTGGGAGTAAGACTTACAGCTACAGTAATCAGTCCTGCTGTGAAGGCCAGATCAAAAAAGGTGGACCGGATAGCAGATGTTGCGGGAGCAAGACGTACACCTACAGCAACCAGACCTGCTGTAACGGCAACGTAAAGCAAGGTGGGCCTTACTTTAGATGCTGCGGGAACAAACCCTACAGCTATAGAAATGAAAGCTGCTGCGAGGGCAAGGTCAAGCCGGGTGGATCTTACCACCGTTGTTGTGGAGCCAAGACGTATGACTACCGGACACAGGCATGCTGTGCAGGGAAAGTGGGACCGGGTGGATCGTACTACTATCGTTGCTGTGGCGACCAGTCCTACAACACGAGAACCGGGGGGTGTTGCAACTCAACACGGGCCTACAACAGGACGACACACACTTGCTGTGGAGGAAAGGTCAAGGCCGGTGGAAGCAATCACTACTGTTGCGGGAATCGAGTCTTCAACTACCTCACACACGGCTGCTGCTGGACTCGAACCTACAACCGAACGACCAGCAACTGCTGCACAAGTAGAGTCGTGCCTGGAGGAACGAATCATGGCTGCTGCGGCAAGAAGGCGTACAACGTCACCACCCACACCTGTTGCATCGGGAAAATTCTACCTGGAGGAAGAGATTACCGTTGCTGCAGAAAACAAGCCTACAACTCCAAGACTCACAACTGCTGCGAAAAAAAGAACGTCCTGCTGGGAGGAACGAACCACCGCTGCTGTGGCAACCAGACATACAACACCCTGACCCACACGTGCTGTGCAGGTAAAATCCAGCCAGGCGGAACCGACCACGCCTGTTGCGGCGGCCAAGTCAAGCCGGGAGGACCCAATTGCTGTGGTAGTCAGCCATACAACTACAGTACACAACGATGCTGCAGTTACAAGGTCGTGTCAGGAGGAGCCAAAACTGCTTGCTGTGGCGATCAGTCGTACAACTACACAATCCAGAGCTGTTGTCAAAACCAAGTCAAGCCGGGTGGGTTCGGGTATTCCTGCTGTGTGGCTGAAGCCTACAACAGAACCTCACACGGTTGCTGCAATTACAAAGTCGTGTCAGGAGGAGGAAGATACCATGCTTGCTGTGGAGATCAGTCCTATGACTACACCTCTCAGAGCTGCTGTCAAAACCAGGTCAAGACGGGTGGATCAGGGTACTCCTGCTGTGGAGCGGAAGCCTACAACTACAGGACACACCGCTGCTGTGGTGTCAAGCCCTACAACATCACAACACAACGCTGCTGCTGGACCGAGCCTTACGACTCAACGACACACGGTTGCTGCAAGACTGTGCCGTACGAAAGGACGGCACAGCGCTGCTGTAGCGGCCAGGTCCAGGCCAACACCACGAGCTGCCCCTAG